From the Perca fluviatilis chromosome 11, GENO_Pfluv_1.0, whole genome shotgun sequence genome, the window TGCCACTTCCGCTGCTTAGGGGCTGGTCTGTTGCCTCCAGAAGGCCAAACCCCTGAGCTTGCATATGCCCTCAGCCTTGCCATCCACTCTCCTTCCCCCATGGACTTGTGGCTTTTAGGCTTATTGCTCATCTAAAGGCAACATGAATATGGACAACAATATACAATGAGCATTCTCTGGACAATACACTGTGACActgcagcacaaacacacacctaatATGACAGCATGAAAGCTGCATTATCAAATCAATTTAAGTTACAGTAATGTAGCTAATGTTGGGTGTATGATCAGACTTTTTAAATGGGTAGCAATCTACCTAGATGATTAGCAAAGACTAGGCTATGTCATAGTAAGTTAGTTACATATGATTTTCTATTCATAGTAATATTGAAGGTATTATATGTAGCAAACTAGCCATAATATAGTAGTTAACCTACAGCTTGCAATATACCCAGGTGCAGGTGGTTAGCTAAGAACAGTTATATCATAGTAGTAGTAACATGGCTTTTTCTACTCATATTAATATTGAGCCTATTAATGTTACATTTATCGATAGTAACCTTAACGTTAGTTTGTTTACATTTCACATGAGACACGAACGACCCATATTTGATAGCGCTAGCTACAGTTAGCATTGGCGATTGTTGTTATTGATGACGCTACGGCCATATAACATAATGTAACACGTAGCAAAATGATCAGATAACTTCGTGTGAAGGATTGAAATAAACTGTATATGTGCCTATTTAAGAAGGAAACACATATTTAAATGGTAACTTGCCATTAAATTGAATGATATCCTATCGCTCGCTGACAGCTTCAGTGCGTTGACGGCAAACCGTTACTAGGCACGCTGGGGACGGGACGCGAGCCGTCATGTACGTGATTACGGCATTCAATCTACATTGGAAAGAAGCGTTATGATTTGCTACGTCCAATGTCACCCCGCTATGTGATTGGACGTGGGGGAATCTCACATTGGAAATGAACGAACGTGATTAGCTGTTTGGAACAGACGATCTTGAGCCAGGTAGCGCCACAGAGACTACAATAACGTCTCAGTgtgtataattgttttgttGCAATTTTCAGTCTTACTCTGGCAActgctgtattaaaaaaaataaaaataaaaaaaatgaacacgGCAGCAGCTTGTACTAGTCTCTGTGGCGCAATTGGTTAGCGCGTTCGGCTGTTAACCGAAAGGATGGTGGTTCGAGCCCACCCAGGGACGAGTAGTTTtgggcagcatggtggcccaatggttaccactgtggcctcacagcaggAAGGTTCTGGTTCcaatccaggtcgttccgggcctttctgtgcgGAGTTTGTAtcttctccccatgtttgcgtgggtttcctccgggtgctctggtttcatgtactaggttctccagtcagttcccttgatcaaggcactggctcagaacTTTTATTCTCCCTGAAGCAAGTGTccgtttatttttaaagaagtattttttttaaaatagcaactttttgcaatttttactgtcttgttgttgttgttgttgtcttgttgatttctcgcataaaaaagtttcagaagtatattttgtaatggaatagcggAGATCTGcctgacctagattcagaagactacctgatctcaggtcagttgtgtagtgttgaagttaaaaagtttaaacacaATGTACTTGCTAGATCTAATCAAATAACTACACTGATTAGCATTGGTCTGGCTCACACCGTCtgtagcttctaaagaattgattaggtcatggctgttatttagcataatgtaggagactcattgtccccacaggaaaggtaacttTTGTCTCTTTTAGGGGAGCCATCCCCagacgtgattagaacaaaggaaatgcaaactctgtaaactcGAATATAATCAACACTTCCATGTGaaacgacctttgtctgtgatctggagtaaacctgaaatcagaggtgtgtcGTTAACCTGGGACAGTTTCCATTCAGGGAGGCACCCACAATTATAATTGTATAATATAATTCTGAGCAGGGGAAAGATTCGACACTACAAGCTGGGTCCCGACAAGGGCACAAGGTTCTgtagtccgctgtttacagtgtattgtttgtcatgtcgcatggctgctaacttgtgtcccgacaggggaagcatgtttgcagtctgatgctggtagtgttttatgttttatgtttaattgtgttttgactgtcgttttcaccgtgttgttttattaaacctcttgcttaactttcaatccGAACCTAGCCTCTCCTTCGTCCCCAGAAATCtaagaacacgtcatttagTATACTCTAacagtagcctatgtaaatgttggggcgtgaccgttctcttaatacacccatgggcgtgacaaaggtacaggtcttgagatgcttacgtcaacttccagctttgttaaGATTTGcctgttttcagcggcagtttcaaaatatgagatttttatagtaaaggggtgtcaatgggattttgaggttctatgtatgtcctatttacccaccgaactgtcgttattcaactatgacagggtaaattagttttgcattctatcacccctttaaagtcagtcagtcagttcccttgatcaaggcactggctcagatcttcTGTTCTCCCTGAAGCAAGGGTccgtttatttttaaagaagtatttaaaaaaaaatagcaagatctaaactccacacagaaaggcccggaacaACCTGGATTGGAACCAGATCCTTcctgctgtgaggccacagtggtaaccattgggccaccatgctgcccaAAACCACTCGTCCCTGGGTGGGCTTGAACCACCATCCTTTCGGTTAACAGCCGAACGCGCTAACCAATTGCGCCACAGAGACTACAACAACCTATCAGCGtgttcattttttctttttttttaatacagcagTTGACAGAGTAAGACAGTGAAAAttgcgacaaaaaaaaaattatacgcACTGAGGAGTTATTGTAGTCTCTGTGGCGCAATTGGTTAGCGCCACAGAGACTACAGAGTTAGTGAACACAACCTATCAgcgtgttcattttttttttttttatacagcagTTGAcagtgtcactacccaaagtgagaagagtgcagatttgagtagcgcatgctcagatttaaaaggtttacggcataacgtgtcatacccgatgttagccgagtcagaccggctctggtcgagcgcaaatgtgagttgcgcatgctcagatttaaactgtttacggcataacgtgtcttactgaaatttgtgaaatctgtaaaataataaacttttctctttacatacaataacagaagatggaaatcatttcgaaaacgttttagctatctatgattatttggttgctaacgttagctcaaaacgccattcaagtgacagcctttgttgtgtctgattgctaacttgtagctagcagtcatttcaaaaacgttttagctatctatgattgttagattgctaacgttagctcaaaacgccattcaagtgacagccaatgttgtgtttgtttgctaacttgtagctagcagtcatttcaaaaatgttttagctatctatgattgtttgattgctaacgttagctaaaaacggcattagcatctagtaggctacttgattgctaacgttagctcaaaccgccgttagcatctagtaggctacttgattgctaacgttagctcaaaccgccattagcatcttgtaggttacttgtcgcaaagtgacgcatgcgcaactctagggtgaccaaacgtcctcttttgcccggacatgtccactttttacctactgtccggggcgtccgggggggttttataaattcatgaaaatgtccggttttcactgtttttcatgggcctattaagcgtgtacttaaattgactggcgctttgcacagtgtactacggtactttgttgtgtgacgtaattcccgagcggctgctttgtgggcggctctgcgacgcgcacatacacagggaccagagcagacagcggagcagcattgcacacaaaatgccGAAGCGTTgtctgctaaagatttcccaccgtggtcagaaaacacagaggagacactttgtttctctcactatgactctagagtcgtactcgctcgccgtcactctccCTTAATTCttcctcgctctatcacccactccccacacacacagacatgccggctcgacacacacaccagcgcacaagtattaacatcaggctacggcgaaagctctgcgtggagcaaccataacaaccataaaacaagacttagtgcagcttaacagttgaactgcaaaaaaaaataaaaatgtcccaCGTACCGTCCCGGTAGGGACTGGACTagtgggaggcggagtgcaccatgtgcaaagctggcatatatgttttagtgtctttgctatttatcttattacattgaaaaggtattaagacatattttgttgtagctggattttctaacacagaagaggtcatatttagaacattatttcatattatttatttattttaaaagagagatattattttgttacaggttgttacagattttattttattacagaagttaatTTTGCACCAtcgaggcataataaagcatgttcattaaccattaattaagcctgtctgaatttttgtctcgaggccgggccaagtgtcctcttttttggaaatcaaaatatggtcaccctacgcaactcacatctgcactcgtcgcaaagtgacgcatgcgcaactcaaatctgcactctactcactttgggtagtgacagacAGAGTAACACAGTGAAAAttgcacaaaaacaaaattgaacACACTGACAACTTATTGTAGTCTCTGTGGCGCAATTGGTTAGCGCATTTGGCTGTTAACCAGAAAGGATGGTGGTGCGAGCCCACCCAGGGACGAGTGGTTTtgggcagcatggtggcccaatggttaccactgtgtcctcacagcaagaaggttcttgTTTCAATCCAGGTGTTGTTTTCcagaagtattttttttaaatagcaacttttttccaagttttgctGTCTCTCGCAATTTCATcgaaacacaaatgcaaaagacatcgttttttttttgttgttttttaactaaAGCTgccgcaaaatcaggcattttaaACCACACCTAACACAAACAAAGGCCGCAAAGTCTTGGCGGGACTGATTAATACATGTTGGATTTGAGGGAAATATGCAAAAAATGATGCTGGTGTCAGCtgctgtttgaaaaaaaagaaaaacaacaacaagacagTAAAAATTGCAAAAATCCTTTCGGTTAACAGCCAAACGCGCTAACCAATTGCGCCACAGAGACTACAACAACCTatcagcgtttttttttttttttaaatacagcagTTGCCAGAGTAGGAcagtgaaaattgcaaaaaaaaaaaattatacacaCTGAGGAGTTATTGTAGTCTCTGTGGCGCAATTGGTTAGCGCGTTCGGCTGTTAACCGAAAGGATGTTTGAGTTAGGTGTTTTTCATGCACCTAACTCAAACAAAGGCCGCAAAATCTTGGCGGGACTGATTAATAAATGTTGGATTTGAGGGAAATATGCAAAAAACTATGCTGGTGTCAgctgctgtttaaaaaaaaaaaaacaacaagacagtaaaaattgcaaaaagttgctgtttaaaaaaaaatacttgctTCAGGGAGAATAgaagatctgagccagtgccttgatcaggggaactgactggagaacctagtacatgaaaccagagcacccggaggaaacccacgtaAACATGGGGAGAAGATACAAACTCCGCACAGAAAGGCCTTGAACGACCTGGATTGGaaccagaaccttcttgctgtgaggccacagtggtaaccattgggccaccatgctgcccaAAAGCACTCGTCCCTGGGTGGGCTCGAACCACCATCCTTTCGGTTAACAGCCGAACGCGCTAACCAATTGCGCCACAGAGACTACAATAACTCCTCAGTgtgtataatttttttgttttcaattttCACTGTCCTACTCTGGCAActgctgtattaaaaaaaaaaatgaacacgcTGATGAGGTTTTTGTAGTCTCGCAATGGCGCAATTAAGCGTTAACCGAAAGGATAGTGAAGTTCCACCAAGGACTGAATGCGACAACATTGAAACAATAATTGCCTGGTCACAGCAGGAAGGATCTGGTTCAAATGCTGTCGTCGGATTAATTCTCCTTTTGATTCTCGAGTGCTCTGGTTTCATGTACCGCAAGTTCTCCAGTCAGTTCCACCGATATGGCACTAATccgtttatttttaaagaagtattttaaaaaaaaatagcaagatacaaactccacacagaaaggcccggaacgacctggattggaaccagaaccttcttgctgtgaggccacagtggtaaccattgggccaccatgctgcccaAAACCACTCGTCCCTGGGTGGGCTCGAACCACCATCCTTtcgtcatacatacgccacttattgagatcagtctgcaaccCGTCTGTAtacggcgtagacatacacatggatagctgaaaatgcgtacagaaagtggcgtgtatgtttacgcgaagtaaTGATGTCAGGTTGGGCAACTAAATGATTATTTCACTAATTATTTATACTTTAatttgaagttaaaaaagtATATTGTGTCTACTTTGCTGTCGTTAGTCTGTAACACTGAGTCTGGTATTAAACATAATCATATTAGACAACATCATATTACAGTGAcagtgatgatgatggtgaagaTGAAGCTTATTCCCTCATCTCTCTccccaccccctctctcctGTCAGTCCTCTAGATGTGGACACACTACTCAGAACATAGATACAACAATAAGACAAAGATTGAAAAAAACGAATAGGCTGTAAGAAACTTGACACACACCAGTTCTCTCTCAAGACCCAAAGGTAAGAATTTATGGCCTTTTAGTCAGGCACCTTGCAGATATTTGTACAACAGGGTTAGGATGTCTAGTACTATATCATATTCTGAGTTCTGCTACAGGTATAGTTTCTATACACTAAAATGCTTGTGTTAGAGATTGATATTATTTTATACACGTCACAGTTTAGAAGTCATGGTCACCTTGCTTGCAACAAATTCACATTaagatattttctgtttatatttaTTGTTGCAGTATGCCATCATTGTCTGATTGCCCAGAAGTGTGTACTTTTTCCTTAGCAGCATTATAGTAGCAGTAATATATATGCTTACATCCATTTGCATACGCTAACATAACCATTGCTTTAGTCAAATCATTTGTTTATGCATATGCATGTAGTATAAAGTgtgtttacttttaaaatcaagttgTGCCATGTTTAAAACCATTGAGGGTTAAAGTCCACTTGCAACTGCAATTCAGTTTATTAAAACCAACCATGCAAGAAAGGTATTGCCTTGATAACATGAAGGAATTAGCTGCCTTAGACTAAAGGGCATTATCGGTTTTATGACTGACGTAGTGTTAATTAGCCTCTTGTTATTGACAGCTCAGCTGTATTAGCACAAAAACTATTTAATGTGAGTAAAAAAAGTCTGTCACAAGAAGTTCATCTTAAACTTTCAGGATCACAGCAATGAACAATAAAACTTGTTTGTGAATGAAAACTTAATAAACATCGCACGTACAAAATAAGCTGTCCTAGGCATGTGTATAGTCAGACCTGTTAATCTCAGCATAATCTGATAAGTACACTTCAGCTTGTCTCACCGTAAGTGGTTGTGATAACAATGTGTCCAACTGCATGGATCCATGCACATGCAGAATGTTGCAGATAGTTAGGTTTGGATGTGTCAAAGTGTTGGCTGTCATGGCTATGTTCACACTAAAATGGCTGAATTAGAAATAATCATTTCCTCACTATTTTGGCCTTGCGTCCAGACTGAGACAGTGTTCTTTTTACCCCAAAACAATGCTCAATGAACAATGCAGGTGCATTCCTGGGTGTTCTTGTCCGTTGGCAATATGTAGACAACGTCgtgtaaaattataaaaagataGTTCTGTATCAATTTCACAATGAAGTGAAGGGGAACATTATCAACATCTGATACATCGGAGGTAAACAACAGTATATGTTCTAAGTCCAGCTCAACTTTGATAGTGTGATACCAGCGAAATATAAATGATCCAAAATCAAACGCACAACTGTAGGCTACACATAAAGTGGTGAACTCCCACACACTAAGCCAACGATTTACCAAAGAAGCAGCACGGTCATAAATTAGGAAATACATGAtaattctgttttctgtttcatTTCAACCGGGCATTCAGAAAATCAGAAgggaaaaaaatcagaaaagggtTAGTTGCCACAGTAAGTTACACCtacgtggaatttgccttggtgaatggtgcatacatacacaaacaacatttaaCATCAATAAGAAATAAactacaaaatagctgtttagcATAAGAAAAAGGAGGCTGAATGAGTTGTAGTTAAGGTGGACTTGTAACATGGCTTTCAAAAGACACATCACCTCACCTACTCTTACACATTTAGTTTGTGTTCTCTGTGTTGCAGACCGCTAGCAAGATGTCTGGCTCTACCCAGGAAGAAGAGGAGTTGCCTGCCAATCACACAGGTCAGAGACATACCATATGTTCCAATACCTATACTATCATACTATTTAATTTGCCCAAAAAAGATACCCAATACCTAGTATGTCAAATGCAGTACTgtacaaacacatatatatatatatatatatatatatcctactGCACATGGTCAGATTTTTACATTGACTTTTTATGCAAGCCAGCATGCTTCTCAGGCTGTTCTGACCCAACAATCCTTTGcgcaacatactgtatatcagcaAGAGGGTGGAAGTTCAAGGCGCAATGTAATAAAGAAGTAATGTGTCCCGATTGTATGCATGCTATTGTATGCGTCACAACAGATGTACCATTCTGGCTCAAAACCAATGAATGTTGTGATGAATGTATCTATAAAAGGTCTTTATGAAGTTATCGATTCATGTGCACTTGATGGTGTTACTGACTTTAATGCAGTTTCAACTCTACGTTATATTTTAGTATAGTATTTTAAGTTCCAGAATAAAGTAATGTAAAGTATTTTGTGGGCATTTCTGTGTATCTGCAGGTCCAAAAGGTGTAATTAATGACTGGCGAAGGTTTAAATTGGACAGTGTGGATCAGACTGTCCCTCAAAGCAAGAGAGAGCTGCTCAGACAAATGTCCAATCCAGGAGAAGATGACAAGGAGAGATTCCACAGAAAGGTGGATTGAGACACTCCCCGAACCTCACACACAGGAAATCATACTATTGACAGATTTTATAGTTAGAGGATGACCATAGACTCAACCACAATTGCACAGATGTgtgccaacaaaaaaaaaaaatttgtacaGAGAAAGAGAATCAAAATCACAGACTTGGGCATCCATCCACTTTCAggaagacagacacaaagaaaatCATGCTGTACACAAAACATTTTACTGTGACTTGGATTGTACCTCATTTGTatgtcgctttggacaaaaaCATCTTCCAAAAGAATACTTTTATATGTAACAAAAAGAAGTGAAGCAGTAACATATATTTTCTTACCTCTAGATGAGTGTTCGGGAGTATGAAATGATCCATGAAGAAGATGAACATTGCCTGAAACGCTACAGAAAACAGTGTATGCAGGAAATGCACGAGCGCCTGAGCTTTGGTCCTACATTTCAAGAAGTCTACGAGCTTGAGACTGGAGAAGCCTTCCTGGAAGTCATAGAGAAGGAACATCGATTGACCCAAGTGGTGGTGCACATCTACCAGCACGGTGTCAAAGGTGGTTCTTTTTTCATTGTGTGTTTAAGTCTTAGCTGATTGGCTCATTTTATAACTACAGTATATTCTCATTGATCAACTAACATTCTACATATACTCCAGAAATGTCTATGTATTGCCACGGGATGGTTCACTACGGTGCTGTTTGCTCAAAGTTATGCATTTGTATTATTTGTCCTTTGTCAGGCTGTGACCAGTTGAACTCATGTCTGGACTGTCTGGCTTCGGAGTACCCCAGCATTAAATTTTGTCGTATTGATGCTGTGGGCACAGGCGCTGCTGAGCGCTTCACCCCTGAGGTTGgtaaactttaaaaacaaaaacggcAATGAAAATGATGATGGTAATATTATTATTCATAGACTAGACTAGAatcgggcgcctgggtagctcaccttgtagcgcgggcgcccatatgcagaggctcagtcctcaacgcagcggctcAGGGTTTGGGTCCAacctgcggccatttgctgtatgtcttccccctttctctctccccctttcctgtctacagctgcCCTTTCTATCAAAGGCTAAAATGCCCAAAGAAATATCTTTCAAAAAAAGAAGACTAGACTAGAATTGATTGAATTACAATAATCCCCATTGGGACATTTGGTTGCAGCATAATTTCTAGGAGTGATAGTTTTAGAGATTTTAGTCACACTGCTATCAAGAACTTTGAGGTTATGAGAGGATAATTGACTGATAAACCCCTCCCATGAACAGCAATTGTCCATGTGGTGTACATGTGGCACTAGAAAGACCAATACTTGAATAATTAACTgaattgtttttaatattattgTTATAAGATGGGTAGAACTGACTATATTAAAGCCAGTGTCACTGTCAGTATTAAATGATCAAACTCCATACAGCCTACAGGTACATTTTGATTCCCATTAATATTCTTCCAGGTTCTTCCTGCCCTGCTGGTGTACAAAGCTGGCGAGTTACTTGGTAATTTCCTGGCCGTTACCAAACACTTCAATGAGAAATTCTTCGCGACAGATGTGGAGGGGTTTCTCAATGAATATGGCCTGTTACCTGAGAAGGAGTTCACGGCATGTGCCgatgatgaagaagaggagggacGTGGAATAGtagggaaaagaaagagaaaaggatgATCTTTGAGAGAAGGGGAGAAAAGATAAGCTGCAGTGGATAAAAGCGAAGAACGAGGAAAAGGGAAAGGGGGTATACCAGTAAAGGggcaaaaaagagagagatagaaagaagTGGAGGGAAAACAAGTGGGGACAGTGTTGCAGTCAtgagttaagaaaacatttagcTACACAATAGTAAAAATCAACCAGCACACACTAAATGCTGATTGTATTTAGAAGCAGTTTGATGTAAAGGACATGGTGTGAGATAGTCTGTGCCTAAATACTGCTTTGCAGTCATATCATAGCTCTCCAATAAAAGATGACTTTACCAAAGCACcccgtgtctgtctgtgtaacaTTGTACATTGGACTGCAAAAAACACATCTGTATCCATATCTGTATCTTATGATCATAGTCACTATTTCAATATAGTCCTTCAGCAGGTCAATTCTGGCAGTATTTCTATGAGGCAATATATTTACTTACCACGATAGTATATGGTGTTTGTGGGGCAAAATGTAATCATGATGAAGGAGAGTGTATCTACCAGGccaactttattattattaatattaccaCGGACAACATTTTCTTAGTTCTAGCCATCGTGCATCTTTCTTATAATTTAAAAGTGCCTGAT encodes:
- the pdca gene encoding phosducin a isoform X1 yields the protein MSGSTQEEEELPANHTGPKGVINDWRRFKLDSVDQTVPQSKRELLRQMSNPGEDDKERFHRKMSVREYEMIHEEDEHCLKRYRKQCMQEMHERLSFGPTFQEVYELETGEAFLEVIEKEHRLTQVVVHIYQHGVKGCDQLNSCLDCLASEYPSIKFCRIDAVGTGAAERFTPEVLPALLVYKAGELLGNFLAVTKHFNEKFFATDVEGFLNEYGLLPEKEFTACADDEEEEGRGIVGKRKRKG
- the pdca gene encoding phosducin a isoform X2, whose product is MSGSTQEEEELPANHTGPKGVINDWRRFKLDSVDQTVPQSKRELLRQMSNPGEDDKERFHRKMSVREYEMIHEEDEHCLKRYRKQCMQEMHERLSFGPTFQEVYELETGEAFLEVIEKEHRLTQVVVHIYQHGVKGCDQLNSCLDCLASEYPSIKFCRIDAVGTGAAERFTPEVLPALLVYKAGELLGNFLAVTKHFNEDFFATDVEGFLNEYGLLPEKGFTACADDEEEGEDVE